From a region of the Sphingopyxis sp. YR583 genome:
- a CDS encoding TonB-dependent receptor: MYQLRTVRSRILLGTCLSLAAALPTSAFASDIIGTVTDATDTRALQSTELRLVEIGRVVEAGRDGSFRFVDVPAGTYTLEARYVGAEPRTQEVVVPETGSVTANVVLGTDGSILVVGQVANLASSLSRQRAADGVESVLTRDGIGQFPDQNVAESLRRLPGVNILNDQGEGRFISVRGLDPELNAASINGARIPAPESDVRSVALDVVAAELIESIEVKKSLTPDMDADTIGASIEINTTSAFDRKKDLLSVKLEGSYNNYADALTPKGSLDFSTRVTDNFGIAGGISYYQRKFETDNIEATDWDEQDGNAFAREIQYRDYDVERKRLGGSLNLDWRASDSTKLYARGIYSQFSDQEYRGDVTFIMSGDPRATTETSADFSSADGRIEVRRRMKDRFEKQKIMSLTVGGETETGPWKLTYSGAYSKSTEKEDGSVDPTRFRARFSGTGANAVGLNFDYSDIRRPLFDVTGNTTLFNNPASYAFNELELTDLSDSQDREWTARADLAREFALADGSFTLQGGIKSRWRAKSYDFDALVYDGFDGSYTLADVLGGGQTYRIQDLGPLPGKTAPSDFYFSNTGKFELNPDDTTINSAASDYAIDEDVLAGYMLGRYDSSTVRVVGGIRFERTYNDIRAFTTNEDTLAVTPNRSTRSYTDWLPSLTVRFEPTQDLVLRLAGYKNLVRPKLSNLAPRILVNQADEAEFGNPNLKPYRAWNIDASAEWYFGNNSALTAGVFWKSIDDFVVEITDNTPGEILGVPYRKATTFTNGETAKVKGVELSFAQRFTFLPSPLDGLLINANYTYTDAKGTVYAGDDLTDPRGIPLPASSKHTFNVALGYEKGPISLRAAGTYRDKYLDELGGGADEDRYVDQHFQLDLSAKFRVTKDIRLFAEWVNVTDAPYFAYQNFEGAKRILQYEKYSWTAKFGVSASF; encoded by the coding sequence ATGTACCAGCTTCGTACCGTCCGTTCGCGCATCCTGCTCGGCACCTGTCTTTCACTCGCTGCGGCGCTGCCGACCAGCGCCTTCGCCTCCGACATCATCGGAACCGTGACCGACGCGACCGATACCCGTGCCCTGCAGAGCACCGAATTGCGCCTCGTCGAAATCGGCCGCGTGGTCGAAGCCGGCCGCGACGGCAGCTTCCGCTTTGTCGACGTGCCCGCCGGCACCTACACGCTCGAGGCCCGTTATGTCGGCGCCGAACCGCGCACGCAGGAAGTCGTCGTTCCTGAAACCGGCAGCGTCACCGCCAATGTCGTGCTGGGCACCGACGGTAGCATACTCGTCGTCGGCCAGGTCGCCAATCTGGCGAGCAGCCTGTCGCGCCAGCGCGCTGCCGACGGCGTTGAAAGCGTGCTGACCCGTGACGGAATCGGCCAGTTCCCCGACCAGAATGTCGCCGAATCGCTCCGTCGCCTGCCCGGGGTCAACATTCTCAACGACCAGGGCGAAGGCCGTTTCATCTCGGTCCGCGGCCTTGATCCCGAACTCAACGCAGCCTCGATCAACGGCGCACGTATCCCCGCACCCGAAAGCGATGTTCGCTCGGTCGCGCTCGACGTCGTTGCCGCGGAACTGATCGAATCGATCGAGGTCAAAAAATCGCTGACCCCCGACATGGACGCCGACACGATCGGCGCGTCGATCGAGATCAACACGACGAGCGCGTTCGACCGCAAGAAGGATCTGCTCTCGGTCAAGCTCGAAGGCAGCTATAATAATTATGCCGACGCCCTGACGCCAAAGGGCAGCCTCGATTTCTCGACCCGCGTCACCGACAATTTCGGCATCGCGGGCGGGATCAGCTATTATCAGCGCAAGTTCGAAACCGACAATATCGAAGCGACCGACTGGGACGAGCAGGACGGCAACGCTTTCGCACGCGAAATCCAGTATCGCGACTATGACGTCGAACGTAAGCGCCTCGGCGGCTCGCTCAATCTCGATTGGCGCGCCAGCGATTCGACCAAGCTCTACGCCCGCGGCATCTACAGCCAGTTTTCCGATCAGGAATATCGCGGCGACGTCACCTTCATCATGAGCGGCGATCCGCGCGCAACAACCGAAACCAGCGCGGACTTCTCGAGCGCCGACGGTCGCATCGAAGTGCGCCGCCGTATGAAGGATCGCTTCGAAAAGCAGAAGATCATGTCGCTGACCGTCGGCGGCGAAACCGAAACAGGTCCGTGGAAACTGACCTATTCGGGCGCCTACTCGAAATCGACCGAGAAGGAAGACGGCTCTGTCGATCCCACGCGTTTCCGCGCGCGGTTCAGCGGCACCGGCGCCAACGCAGTCGGACTGAATTTCGACTATTCGGACATTCGCCGTCCGTTGTTCGATGTGACGGGGAACACCACGCTGTTCAACAATCCCGCGAGCTATGCCTTCAACGAACTCGAATTGACCGATCTCTCGGACTCGCAGGATCGCGAATGGACGGCGCGCGCCGACCTTGCGCGCGAATTTGCGCTGGCCGACGGCAGCTTCACACTGCAAGGCGGCATCAAGTCGCGCTGGCGCGCCAAATCATATGATTTCGATGCGCTGGTCTATGACGGGTTCGATGGAAGCTACACGCTCGCCGATGTGCTGGGCGGCGGCCAGACCTATCGCATTCAGGACCTTGGCCCGCTGCCCGGCAAGACGGCGCCGAGCGATTTCTATTTCAGTAACACCGGCAAGTTCGAGCTTAACCCGGACGACACAACCATCAATTCGGCGGCGTCGGACTATGCCATCGATGAAGATGTGCTCGCCGGCTATATGCTCGGCCGGTACGATAGCAGCACCGTGCGCGTCGTCGGCGGCATCCGTTTCGAGCGCACCTATAACGACATACGTGCCTTCACGACCAACGAAGACACGCTGGCCGTCACGCCGAACCGCTCGACGCGCAGCTATACCGACTGGCTTCCCAGCCTGACCGTGCGTTTTGAGCCGACCCAGGATCTGGTCCTGCGTCTGGCGGGCTACAAGAATCTGGTCCGTCCGAAGCTGTCGAACCTCGCGCCGCGCATCCTGGTCAATCAGGCCGACGAAGCCGAGTTCGGCAACCCGAACCTCAAACCGTATCGCGCCTGGAACATCGACGCATCGGCCGAATGGTATTTCGGCAACAACTCGGCGCTGACCGCCGGCGTCTTCTGGAAGTCGATCGACGATTTCGTCGTCGAGATCACCGACAATACCCCGGGCGAGATATTGGGCGTCCCGTATCGCAAGGCGACGACCTTCACCAACGGCGAGACCGCAAAGGTAAAAGGTGTCGAACTGTCGTTTGCACAGCGCTTCACTTTCCTGCCCTCGCCGCTCGACGGCTTGCTGATCAACGCGAACTACACCTACACCGACGCGAAGGGCACCGTGTACGCCGGTGACGATCTGACCGATCCGCGCGGCATCCCGCTGCCTGCCTCGTCCAAGCACACGTTCAACGTCGCGCTCGGTTATGAAAAGGGTCCGATCTCGCTGCGCGCCGCGGGCACTTATCGCGACAAATATCTCGATGAGTTGGGCGGTGGGGCAGACGAAGACCGCTATGTCGACCAGCATTTCCAGCTCGACCTGTCGGCGAAGTTCCGCGTCACCAAGGATATCCGCCTGTTCGCAGAATGGGTGAACGTCACCGACGCCCCCTATTTCGCCTATCAGAATTTCGAAGGTGCCAAGCGTATCCTGCAATATGAAAAATATAGCTGGACCGCCAAGTTCGGCGTCTCGGCCAGCTTCTGA
- a CDS encoding heparinase II/III family protein — MEGRPLTAAPADTPFDSGDDAAPLDDSIEPGKRLIRLPADKGLSLGDRVANAITRLTWRTPLHAFRLKGRFPLKLLGVPTDPIPGDARAGTAIRAGHFLHRGLKLPLGELDFAALDVVPTFADYLHSFAWLRDLAATGSRADGAPIAEAVVRHWLGTHGEAVSEPAWKADNTAWRILFWAAHAPLILSSSDLVYRSAVLNHLARAARHLDRVADKTRPGTGQMVAWVGIVAASLLMPGGEPRQVFGEAGLRKVLETSFYADGGNISRSPQAQLEAVMALSMLAKIYDMRRMEVPPFIQEVLARAVPALLGLLHSDGGMGSWQGSGATSAAYVQAIVHASGVRTRPLKQARDWGYQRLVANKVVLLADAAPPPIARVTEAGCASTLAFELSDGDERIVVNCGGAALTGATIPADLARGLRTTAAHSTLVLGDSNSTAILANGSLGKGVTEVELDRRETPQGSRVEMSHDGYVRRHGLIHRRLLILSPNGRELRGEDMLLPGPRTRRKGDKGFTLRFHLGPHISASLTADKLGALLRINGGPLWQFRTSEGALDIEQSLWVDGEGRPHPTEQLVVTGNAPAGGASIGWIFKHIG; from the coding sequence ATGGAGGGGAGACCGTTGACCGCTGCCCCCGCCGACACACCGTTCGACTCCGGTGACGACGCCGCGCCGCTCGACGACAGCATCGAACCCGGCAAGCGGCTGATCCGCCTTCCCGCCGACAAGGGCCTCTCGCTCGGCGACCGTGTCGCGAATGCGATCACCCGGCTGACCTGGCGCACGCCGCTTCACGCCTTTCGCCTGAAGGGCCGCTTTCCGCTCAAGCTGCTGGGCGTGCCGACCGACCCCATCCCGGGCGACGCGCGTGCAGGCACCGCGATCCGCGCCGGTCATTTCCTGCACCGCGGGTTGAAGCTGCCGCTCGGCGAACTCGATTTCGCGGCGCTCGACGTCGTGCCGACCTTTGCCGATTATTTGCACAGCTTTGCCTGGCTGCGCGATCTCGCCGCGACGGGGTCGCGCGCCGACGGTGCGCCGATCGCGGAAGCGGTCGTGCGCCACTGGCTCGGCACGCATGGCGAGGCGGTCAGCGAACCGGCGTGGAAAGCCGACAACACCGCCTGGCGCATCCTGTTCTGGGCGGCGCACGCGCCGCTGATCCTGTCGTCGAGCGATCTCGTCTATCGCTCGGCGGTGCTCAATCATCTCGCGCGCGCGGCGCGCCACCTCGATCGCGTCGCCGACAAGACGCGGCCGGGCACCGGCCAGATGGTCGCGTGGGTCGGGATCGTCGCCGCATCGCTGTTGATGCCCGGCGGCGAACCGCGGCAGGTCTTCGGCGAGGCGGGACTCCGCAAGGTGCTCGAGACGAGCTTCTATGCGGACGGCGGCAATATCTCGCGCTCGCCGCAGGCGCAGCTCGAAGCCGTCATGGCGCTGTCGATGCTCGCCAAAATCTATGACATGCGCCGCATGGAAGTGCCGCCCTTCATCCAGGAAGTGCTCGCGCGCGCGGTTCCCGCGCTGCTCGGCCTGCTCCACAGCGACGGCGGCATGGGAAGCTGGCAGGGCAGCGGGGCGACATCCGCCGCTTACGTTCAGGCGATCGTCCATGCGAGCGGCGTGCGCACGCGCCCGCTCAAACAGGCGCGCGACTGGGGATATCAGCGGCTCGTCGCGAACAAGGTCGTGCTGCTCGCCGATGCGGCGCCGCCCCCCATCGCCCGCGTGACCGAGGCGGGCTGCGCATCGACCCTCGCCTTCGAACTCAGCGACGGCGACGAACGCATCGTCGTCAATTGTGGCGGCGCGGCGCTGACGGGCGCGACGATCCCAGCCGACCTCGCACGGGGGCTTCGCACGACCGCGGCGCATTCGACGCTGGTGCTCGGCGACAGCAATTCGACCGCGATCCTTGCCAACGGCTCGCTCGGCAAGGGTGTGACCGAAGTCGAGCTCGACCGGCGCGAGACCCCGCAGGGCAGCCGGGTCGAGATGAGCCATGACGGCTATGTGCGGCGCCACGGCCTGATCCACCGCCGCCTGCTGATCCTGTCGCCCAACGGGCGCGAACTGCGCGGCGAGGACATGCTGCTTCCTGGACCGCGCACGCGGCGCAAGGGCGACAAGGGCTTCACGCTGCGTTTCCACCTCGGCCCGCACATTTCGGCGAGCCTGACCGCCGACAAGCTGGGCGCGCTGCTGCGCATCAACGGCGGACCGCTGTGGCAGTTTCGCACCTCCGAGGGCGCGCTCGATATCGAGCAGAGCCTGTGGGTCGACGGCGAGGGTCGGCCGCACCCGACCGAGCAGCTCGTCGTCACTGGCAATGCACCTGCCGGCGGGGCCAGCATCGGCTGGATCTTCAAGCATATCGGCTGA
- the rpe gene encoding ribulose-phosphate 3-epimerase, whose protein sequence is MTGSPAPVRIAPSILSADFARLGEEVRAIETAGADWVHIDVMDGHYVPNLTIGPAVVKALRPHSTLPFDVHLMISPVDHFLDAFAAAGADIITVHPEAGPHIHRTVQHIKSLGKQAGVSLNPATPAKMLDYLIDDIDLVLIMSVNPGFGGQSFISSQLRKIEAVKKMIEKSGRDIRLEVDGGIDAGTAPLAISAGADVLVAGTATFKGGPDAYADNIRRLRGA, encoded by the coding sequence ATGACCGGCTCACCTGCTCCCGTTCGCATCGCCCCGTCGATCCTCAGCGCCGATTTCGCGCGGCTGGGCGAGGAGGTCCGCGCGATCGAAACCGCGGGCGCCGACTGGGTCCATATCGACGTCATGGACGGCCATTATGTCCCCAATCTGACCATCGGGCCGGCAGTGGTGAAGGCCTTGCGCCCGCATTCGACCCTGCCCTTCGACGTCCATCTGATGATCTCGCCGGTCGATCATTTCCTCGACGCCTTTGCCGCGGCGGGCGCCGACATCATCACCGTGCATCCCGAGGCGGGCCCGCACATCCACCGCACCGTCCAGCATATCAAGTCGCTCGGCAAGCAGGCGGGCGTGTCGCTGAACCCGGCAACTCCGGCCAAGATGCTCGACTATCTGATCGACGACATCGATCTCGTCCTCATCATGAGCGTCAATCCGGGCTTCGGCGGCCAGAGCTTCATTTCGAGCCAGCTTCGCAAGATCGAGGCGGTGAAGAAGATGATCGAGAAATCGGGCCGCGATATCCGGTTGGAGGTCGATGGGGGTATCGACGCGGGGACCGCCCCGCTCGCGATATCGGCGGGCGCCGACGTGCTCGTCGCGGGGACCGCGACCTTCAAGGGCGGCCCCGACGCCTATGCCGACAATATCCGGCGGCTTCGCGGCGCCTGA
- a CDS encoding toxin-antitoxin system HicB family antitoxin, translating to MASQSKKAFALRLDPALYAAIERLAAAELRSANAEIEMLLREALARRGVSVKRSGAPKRGRPPKEES from the coding sequence ATGGCGTCGCAGTCCAAAAAGGCCTTTGCCCTCCGCCTCGATCCCGCGCTCTATGCGGCGATCGAGCGGCTGGCAGCGGCCGAGCTGCGCAGCGCCAATGCGGAGATCGAGATGCTGCTGCGCGAAGCGCTGGCGCGGCGCGGCGTCAGCGTGAAACGGTCCGGGGCGCCCAAACGCGGCCGACCGCCCAAGGAGGAAAGCTGA
- a CDS encoding SPFH domain-containing protein, whose translation MVETGTRALNRSRETRANTQSGYLMLLIWLVLLGVAIWAATTNIGGEGIDWNWKWAVVVMSGVIGTIILCGFYMINPNEAAAVQLFGEYKGTDREEGLRWVLPWLSRKKIAVRANNVISDKIKVNDLRGNPIEMAAQVVWRVTDTAQALFDVDDYKEFVMAQIEAAVRSIGSRYPYDDIEHQEVTLRGNHDEVGEELRKALIERLEVAGITVDECGLTHLAYAPEIAGAMLRRQQAEAVIAARKKLVEGAVTMVEMALQHLSEKNVVDLDDERKAAMVSNLMVVLCGERDTQPVVNTGSLY comes from the coding sequence ATGGTCGAAACAGGGACAAGGGCGCTGAACCGCAGTCGCGAGACGCGCGCCAACACGCAGAGCGGCTATCTGATGCTGCTGATCTGGCTCGTGCTGCTGGGCGTCGCGATATGGGCGGCGACGACCAATATCGGCGGCGAGGGGATCGACTGGAACTGGAAATGGGCGGTCGTTGTGATGAGCGGCGTGATCGGCACGATCATCCTCTGCGGTTTTTACATGATCAATCCGAACGAGGCGGCCGCGGTCCAGCTCTTCGGCGAATATAAGGGCACCGACCGCGAGGAAGGGCTGCGCTGGGTTCTGCCCTGGCTGTCGCGCAAGAAGATCGCGGTCCGCGCGAACAACGTGATTTCGGACAAGATCAAGGTCAACGACCTCCGCGGCAACCCGATCGAGATGGCGGCGCAGGTCGTGTGGCGCGTCACCGATACCGCGCAGGCGCTGTTCGACGTCGACGATTACAAGGAATTCGTCATGGCGCAGATCGAGGCAGCCGTGCGCTCGATCGGTTCGCGCTATCCCTATGACGACATCGAGCATCAGGAAGTGACGCTGCGCGGCAATCATGACGAGGTCGGCGAGGAACTGCGCAAGGCGCTGATCGAGCGGCTGGAAGTTGCCGGCATCACCGTCGACGAATGCGGCCTGACCCACCTCGCCTACGCGCCCGAAATCGCCGGTGCGATGCTCCGCCGCCAGCAGGCCGAAGCGGTGATCGCGGCGCGCAAGAAGCTGGTCGAAGGCGCGGTGACGATGGTCGAGATGGCGCTGCAGCACCTCTCCGAAAAAAATGTCGTCGACCTCGACGACGAGCGCAAGGCGGCGATGGTATCGAACCTGATGGTCGTCCTGTGCGGCGAACGCGACACCCAGCCCGTCGTCAACACCGGCTCGCTCTACTGA
- a CDS encoding M3 family metallopeptidase: MMLASTAMMVGYSQMTATAAESAAAKPAATAPAGENPMLAPWTGPFEGVPPWDKMDPELFPDAFAKAMAETKAQVQAVIDNPAAPTFENTHVPMMLAGDTADRLFALWGVQSSNKSNDRVEDIDAEWSPKISTFYTELFLEPKLFARYKAVYDKRNSSGLNAQQIRIVERSYDEMVRDGANLSPENKAKLVAMNAKLEGLFSAFSSKLLGDEKLYTFVTDKAELAGLEPGFVASLASAAEANGKPGQWAIKNTRSSAQPVLQGATNRGLREKVWKAFVSRGDNGNANDTNATIAEILKLRQQRAELLGFATHANYRMADTMAKTPENAMGLMMKVWPAAVARVNEEVADMQAIADQEAKAGNGPKITIEPWDYRFYSEKVRKAKYDLDESEVKPYLQLDKLVDGMFWSAGQLYDLGFRENTGTVPVFDPKVRTFEVYNLKTNENVGLLYLDNFARDGKRSGAWMTTYRSQQTLGGERNVLASNNNNFTEAAKGEPTLVSLDDATTLFHEFGHGIHYLLQHIYYPALGGVPRDFVEYPSQVNENWLMTPEVLSKYATHYKTGAPIPQALVDKILASNKFNQGFETVEYLSSAIVDMKIHDRKVPVTDVDAFERETLAEMGMPKEIVMRHRLPQFGHLFSSDAYSAGYYSYLWSETMDADTWAAFTEAGGPWDRTVADKFRTILLMTGNETDRAEAYRAFRGRDPDVKALLKKRGFPTE, from the coding sequence ATGATGCTTGCATCCACCGCGATGATGGTGGGTTATAGCCAGATGACCGCAACCGCCGCCGAATCCGCCGCCGCCAAGCCGGCTGCCACCGCCCCCGCAGGCGAAAACCCGATGCTCGCGCCGTGGACCGGCCCGTTCGAAGGGGTGCCGCCGTGGGACAAGATGGACCCCGAGCTGTTCCCCGACGCCTTTGCCAAGGCGATGGCAGAGACGAAGGCGCAGGTTCAGGCGGTGATCGACAATCCCGCAGCGCCGACCTTTGAAAACACGCATGTCCCGATGATGCTCGCCGGCGACACCGCCGACCGGCTGTTCGCTTTGTGGGGCGTGCAGTCGTCGAACAAGTCGAACGACCGCGTCGAGGATATCGATGCCGAGTGGAGCCCCAAAATCTCCACCTTCTACACCGAACTGTTCCTCGAGCCCAAGCTCTTCGCGCGCTACAAGGCAGTGTACGACAAGCGCAATTCGAGCGGCCTCAACGCGCAGCAAATCCGCATCGTCGAGCGCAGCTATGACGAGATGGTACGCGACGGCGCGAACCTGTCGCCCGAGAACAAGGCGAAGCTGGTCGCGATGAATGCCAAGCTCGAAGGGCTTTTCTCGGCCTTCTCGTCGAAACTGCTCGGCGACGAAAAGCTCTACACCTTCGTCACCGACAAGGCCGAACTCGCGGGTCTCGAACCGGGCTTTGTCGCTTCGCTTGCCTCGGCCGCCGAAGCCAATGGCAAGCCCGGCCAATGGGCGATCAAGAACACCCGCTCGTCGGCACAGCCCGTGCTGCAGGGCGCGACCAACCGGGGCTTGCGCGAAAAAGTCTGGAAGGCCTTTGTCAGCCGCGGCGACAATGGCAATGCCAACGACACCAATGCGACGATCGCCGAAATCCTGAAACTGCGCCAGCAGCGCGCCGAACTGCTCGGTTTTGCGACGCACGCAAACTACCGCATGGCCGATACGATGGCGAAGACGCCGGAAAATGCGATGGGCCTGATGATGAAGGTCTGGCCCGCCGCGGTGGCGCGCGTGAACGAAGAGGTCGCCGACATGCAGGCGATCGCCGATCAGGAAGCGAAAGCCGGCAACGGACCGAAAATCACGATCGAGCCGTGGGACTATCGCTTCTATTCGGAAAAGGTCCGCAAGGCGAAATACGACCTCGATGAAAGCGAAGTGAAGCCCTATCTCCAGCTCGACAAGCTGGTCGACGGCATGTTCTGGTCGGCAGGTCAGCTTTACGATCTGGGTTTCCGCGAAAATACCGGCACGGTTCCCGTCTTCGATCCCAAGGTCCGCACCTTCGAGGTTTATAATCTCAAGACCAACGAGAATGTCGGCCTGCTCTATCTCGACAATTTCGCGCGCGACGGAAAGCGCTCGGGCGCGTGGATGACGACCTATCGCAGTCAGCAGACGTTGGGCGGCGAACGCAATGTCCTCGCCTCGAACAACAACAACTTCACCGAGGCCGCAAAGGGCGAACCGACGCTCGTCAGCCTCGACGATGCGACGACGCTGTTCCACGAGTTCGGCCACGGCATCCATTACCTGCTGCAGCATATCTATTACCCGGCCCTCGGCGGCGTTCCGCGCGACTTCGTCGAATATCCGAGCCAGGTGAACGAAAATTGGCTGATGACGCCCGAAGTGCTGTCGAAATATGCGACGCACTATAAAACCGGTGCGCCGATCCCGCAGGCACTGGTCGACAAGATCCTCGCGTCGAACAAGTTCAACCAGGGTTTCGAGACGGTCGAATATCTTTCGAGCGCGATCGTCGACATGAAGATCCACGACCGCAAGGTTCCGGTGACCGACGTCGACGCGTTCGAACGCGAAACGCTGGCCGAAATGGGCATGCCGAAGGAAATCGTCATGCGCCACCGCCTGCCGCAGTTCGGCCACCTGTTCAGCAGCGACGCCTATTCGGCGGGCTACTATTCGTACCTCTGGTCCGAAACGATGGACGCCGACACCTGGGCCGCCTTCACCGAAGCCGGCGGCCCGTGGGATCGCACCGTCGCCGACAAGTTCCGCACCATATTGCTGATGACCGGCAACGAGACCGACCGCGCCGAAGCCTATCGCGCCTTTCGCGGCCGCGACCCCGATGTGAAGGCCCTGCTGAAGAAGCGCGGTTTTCCGACCGAATAA
- a CDS encoding SMP-30/gluconolactonase/LRE family protein encodes MVELLLDAGALLGESPFWHAGEARLYWVDIDAQKIHRTDPVTGTDETMGLAEQVGCIAPRAGGGLVAALENGCALIDSWGAAPRAFGPAVLADKPEQRFNDGRVDAAGRLWVGSLTSDKANPAATLYRLDPDGSLTEIFGRLTTSNGAAFSPDGRTFYHADTPTHAIRAYDVDPANGTLSGGRIFHQFEYGKGRPDGAAVDAEGCYWSALWDGWRVVRFSPAGELIQTVELPVQRPTMIAFGGPDLRTAFVTSAGKNLTDEERLGQPHAGGIFSFRVETPGLIQRDFGA; translated from the coding sequence ATGGTCGAACTGCTTCTCGACGCCGGCGCATTGCTCGGCGAATCGCCCTTCTGGCACGCCGGCGAAGCCCGCCTCTATTGGGTCGATATCGACGCGCAAAAAATCCATCGCACCGACCCTGTCACCGGCACCGACGAGACGATGGGCCTTGCCGAGCAGGTCGGCTGTATTGCGCCGCGCGCGGGCGGCGGGCTCGTCGCCGCGCTCGAAAACGGCTGCGCGCTGATCGATAGCTGGGGCGCCGCGCCGCGCGCCTTCGGCCCGGCGGTTCTGGCCGACAAACCCGAACAGCGCTTCAACGACGGCCGCGTCGACGCCGCAGGACGGCTGTGGGTCGGCAGCCTGACGAGCGACAAGGCGAACCCTGCAGCGACGCTCTACCGGCTTGACCCCGACGGGTCGCTGACCGAAATCTTCGGACGGCTGACGACGAGCAACGGCGCGGCGTTCAGCCCCGATGGCCGCACCTTCTATCACGCCGACACGCCGACACACGCGATCCGCGCCTATGATGTCGATCCAGCCAACGGCACGCTGTCGGGCGGACGCATCTTCCACCAGTTCGAATATGGCAAGGGCCGCCCCGACGGCGCGGCGGTCGATGCCGAGGGCTGTTACTGGTCGGCGCTGTGGGACGGGTGGCGCGTCGTGCGCTTCTCGCCCGCTGGCGAGCTCATCCAGACGGTCGAGCTTCCGGTTCAGCGCCCAACGATGATCGCGTTCGGCGGCCCCGACCTCCGGACCGCCTTCGTCACCAGCGCGGGCAAGAACCTCACCGACGAGGAACGCTTGGGCCAGCCTCATGCGGGCGGCATCTTCTCCTTCCGCGTCGAGACACCTGGCCTGATCCAGCGGGATTTTGGCGCCTAG
- a CDS encoding acyl-CoA dehydrogenase family protein translates to MSLDNLSRSAYSEDHEAFRATVRQFLEKEIAPNAAKWAEDGIVPKDIWPKAGELGMLCPTVPEEYGGLGLDFGYNAIVDEESAYYGRATTGFSLQSDIVTSYIVKYGSEEQKKHWLPKMVAGEVITAIAMTEPGTGSDLQGMRTTAKKDGNHYVINGSKTYITNGQNADLILVCVKTDTEVQPAWKGVSIVLVEADREGYERGRNLDKIGQDEADTSEMFFNDVRVPITNCLGEEGKGFIYLMSELPQERLSIAVSAQASAQRAFDDTVEFTRDRKAFGKPVLDFQNTRFVLADLKTKLQVGWAHLDWALSRHLKKELTPEEGAAAKLWHTELQWEIMDKCLQLHGGAGYMNEYPIARAWRAARVTRIFGGTNEIMKELIGRKL, encoded by the coding sequence ATGTCGCTCGATAATCTGTCGCGCTCCGCCTACTCCGAAGACCATGAGGCGTTCCGCGCCACGGTTCGCCAGTTCCTCGAAAAGGAAATCGCCCCGAACGCCGCGAAATGGGCCGAGGACGGCATCGTGCCGAAGGATATCTGGCCGAAGGCGGGCGAGCTCGGCATGCTGTGCCCGACGGTTCCCGAGGAATATGGCGGGCTGGGCCTCGATTTCGGTTACAATGCGATCGTCGACGAAGAGAGCGCCTATTATGGCCGCGCGACGACGGGCTTCTCGCTCCAGTCGGACATCGTCACCAGCTATATCGTCAAATATGGCAGCGAAGAGCAGAAGAAGCACTGGCTGCCCAAGATGGTCGCGGGCGAAGTAATCACCGCGATCGCAATGACCGAACCGGGCACCGGCAGCGACCTTCAGGGGATGCGCACGACCGCGAAGAAGGATGGCAATCACTATGTCATCAACGGGTCGAAAACCTATATCACCAACGGCCAGAATGCCGACCTGATCCTGGTCTGCGTCAAGACCGACACCGAGGTGCAGCCTGCGTGGAAGGGCGTGTCGATCGTGCTCGTCGAGGCCGACCGCGAAGGCTATGAGCGCGGCCGCAACCTCGACAAGATCGGGCAGGATGAGGCCGATACGTCGGAGATGTTCTTCAACGACGTGCGCGTGCCGATCACCAACTGCCTCGGCGAAGAGGGCAAAGGCTTCATCTATCTGATGAGCGAACTGCCGCAGGAACGTCTGTCGATCGCGGTGTCGGCGCAGGCTTCGGCGCAGCGCGCGTTCGACGACACGGTCGAATTCACCCGCGACCGCAAGGCGTTTGGCAAGCCCGTCCTCGATTTCCAGAACACGCGCTTCGTACTCGCCGATCTCAAGACCAAGCTGCAGGTCGGCTGGGCGCATCTCGACTGGGCGCTGTCGCGGCATCTGAAAAAGGAACTGACCCCCGAGGAAGGCGCGGCCGCCAAGCTGTGGCACACCGAACTGCAGTGGGAAATCATGGACAAGTGCCTCCAGCTTCACGGCGGCGCTGGCTATATGAACGAATATCCGATCGCCCGCGCCTGGCGCGCGGCACGCGTGACCCGCATCTTTGGCGGCACGAACGAAATCATGAAGGAACTGATCGGGCGCAAGCTCTGA